The Spiroplasma citri genomic sequence ATAGTTTTAAAACGCTTAATTTCTCGTAAAATAGTACTACGATGTCTATTCAAATATTTAGCAATTGCAGAAATATTCTGCTCACCATTCTTTTTTAAAAAAATTTTTGATAATAATTGTTCTAATTTAACTTTATCAATAAAACTTAAATGACTATACATAACATTTATATACCTTTCATTAACTTATAAAATTAATATTTAATACGAATAATTGATATATAATTGATATGTGATAAAATCAATTATATATAAAAAAATAAAAAGGAGCAATATATATGAAAAAATGACTTAGCATAATAGGAACAATCGGATTAACCGCAACAAGCACAACAACACTAATCAGTTGTAAAAAAGAAAATAATAATGAAAACGGTGGAGAGGATAATAAACCAGAACCACAATATAATCCACAACAACCACCAGAAGGTAGTAATTGAAAATTAATTCCATTAGACAAATTGAATAATAATCCAGATAATAAATGATATATTGGAATTGTAAAAAAGAAACAAAATGATAATTTTTCTGTTATAAAATTTAATTTTTCAAATAAATCAATTTGAGATAATAGTGGAGTGCCTTATCATATTATTAATGGTGTATGATATCTTTTTAAATCATATTATTGCTGAAATGGTAATGATGAACCAGAAACACCAACCATTGATAAAAATACCGGTGAAATTACTGACTGAAAAGAACAAAAAGGAACTGAATAACAGTTCCTTTTTTATATTAATCGCACAAATTTCATAAAAATAATTAATAAAAAAATATTTGTTATTGTACTATACAATGCTGGATTAAATTTTCATACCTCAAATATTTGACTAAAAAAACTATATACTGTTTCAAAAACCTTACCAACACCACTCGCTAATTCATTAACTTGTTTAACACCGGGAATAGTATTGACAATTCAAATCACCGCATTTTTAATATGAGCACCAAAATCTCATCAACCCTCTGGCGTTACATATTGCACTTCTCATCATTGTTTATCGGGGAACAACCCACCATTATTAATCTCTTGTCAGTTATAAATCCCAAAATTAAAATCATAATATCAGTACATATCATTCTCTTTTTGTGCTTGCAATTCAAAAACATTATAACCGATTTTTTGTTCTTCAATTTTTTTATACTTTAAACCATATTTATCTTTTAAAGCACCTTCAAAAACATAGCCCGAATTTGAGTTAATATTATAATTATTAGCAACCGAAAAATCATAATTAAAAACACTACCATAATTATTAATCGTATAAAACCGATTTTTAAATGCTGAATATAATTTAATGTCTAATTGCTTATATTTATCCGAAAAATAAAAATATCGTGGATAAATTTTAAAACCATTATTTACTAACAAACCATATTTTTTATTATAACCTTGAACATAAGTGTTATTCTCTAAATCAAAAATCGTACGTAAATAATTAGTATAAAATTTCTGTGAAATCTTAAACATACTATTTAATAATTTATCAAATTGCAATTTATCGTTAATATTCTCACTCAACAAAATATTATTAAAATTTTGCAATTTCAACGCAAAAAAGTTAACTAAAACAGTATCATATTGT encodes the following:
- a CDS encoding lipoprotein, which produces MKKWLSIIGTIGLTATSTTTLISCKKENNNENGGEDNKPEPQYNPQQPPEGSNWKLIPLDKLNNNPDNKWYIGIVKKKQNDNFSVIKFNFSNKSIWDNSGVPYHIINGVWYLFKSYYCWNGNDEPETPTIDKNTGEITDWKEQKGTE